GACAGGACAGGATTCCGCCGAAAATGTTGATGAAGACCATGCCCACGCGGGAGTCGTCAAAAAGAATGTCCAGGGCCGTGCGCATGGCCTCACTGTCCGCGCCTCCGCCCAGATCCAGAAAATTTGCCGCCTCAAGGCCGGAATAATTGAGAATGTCCATGCTGGCCATGGCCAGGCCCGCACCGTTGACCATGAGTCCGACATACCCGTCGAGCTTGTGGTAACTAAGACCCGCCTCGCGGGATCTGTTTTCCTCGTCGCTTAGGTGCGCTGCCTCGAAAAAGCGGTTCAGGGAAGGATCGATGCCGATCCTGTGTCCGTCGATCTCGACCTTGCCGTCCAGGGCCAGAAGCCTTCCGTCCGTGGTGATGACCAGGGGGTTGATTTCGGCTAGAAGCAGGCGATGGCGCAGGCAGCAATCGAAGAGGTTCGTGAGCAGGGCATGGAAGGGCTTTGAAAGTTCCTTGGGCAGGCCCAGGTGGAAAAAGATGTTGCGGATCTGGAAGGGGGCCAGTCCGGTGTCGGGGGCGGCGTGTTCGATCAGCAGGGTCTCCGGGGCGCAGGCCTCGATGTCCACCCCGCCGAAGCGTCCGGCGGTGATACAGAAAGAGCGGCTTTGACGGTCCAGGGTTATGGAGAGATACAGTTCGCGAGTGTACGCGGCCTTGGGTTCGATGCGCACCAGCTGGACTTTTTCGTCCTTGATGGCGAGCGTGAAGAGCTTGGCCAGTTCGCTTTGGGCCTGCTCACGGGTGTCCGCCATGCGGATGCCGCCGGCCTTGCCCCTGCCGCCGCTCAAGACCTGCGATTTAAGGACCCAGGGCAGCGCGAAAGGGGGGGCCGGTTCGTCTCCCGGACCGAGAAGCGTCCCTTGAGGGACAGGGATGCCCGCCTCCTCGAAAAGTCGCTTGCTGTTGTGTTCATTGAGCTTCATGACTCTCTCCTCGCTTCAGCTGTTGTCAAATACCATGCCTTGGACTATCACCGCGAAATGACATTCGGGACGGGGCTTCCGGGTGGTGCCTGCCCGGGCCTTGCGATTTTGTCTGTTGCATACCTGCCTTGGGTTGAAAATCAAGAAAAATTACGACAACACTCTTTTTTTATTCATGTAATCCGTCAAAAATGCAAAAATTCAGAATTTTAATCATCATCGGACTGGCCTTGACGTTGAATCTTTTTTCGGCGTCCGTGCTGCGAGCCGATTCCATCGCGCTTACGGATCTCGGGGTGGATAACGCCCAAGGCTCCGTCTCCGTGGGTTTTAGCGTCGTGATCAATGAAATGGCCCCCCTGATGGAGGCCTTGCAGAACGGCGGACAATACGAGGTGCGTTGTTCCGGTAAGCTTTACAAGCGCCGCCTTGGTTTCTGGGACGCCTTCCTGGCCGAGGCCGAGTACTCATGCACCGTGGCGAGCAAGCCCATCGCGCGTGAATGCGTGGTCACGGATCACAGGGGCACCCATACCCTCGAGTTCACGGGCCTGGAGGAAGAACTGAACCGTTTCTGGTCCCGCCTGTCCTTGCCCATGGGCAGCTGGGATGCCATCGAGCGCGGACAGGCCTACCGCGTCGTGCTCACGTTCAGCGTCACGCGAACCAATGTTCCGGGCTGGGTCAGCAAGCCTCTCTTTTTCGTCAGCTGGGACCTGGTTCCCGAAGTGGTGTACGTACTGGATTTCGATTTCTGATTTCAACCAGCCGCGAGGAGCATGGACAAGTCATCTCGTCACATTCCCGTGCAGGAACGCACCGCGCATGAACGTCGCAAGCGGCAACGGGAAATCACCCTGGCCGCCGTGGGCATCTTCCTCATCGTCATTCTGACCTGGATCGAGCTGCGCCTGCTGGGTCTCAATTCCTACCTTTTCTTCGCCCTCTTCAACGTCAATCTGATTCTTCTCATTCTGGTTCTCTTCCTGGTTTTGCGCAATGTCATAAAACTCGTGCTGGACCGGCGCAGGAGGGTGCTCGGGTCGGGCCTGAGGGCCAAGCTGGTCCTTGTTTTCGTCACACTGTCCATGGTCCCGACCTTCATCATGTTCGTTCTGTCGACCTGGTTCGTGCAGACCTCCGTCGATTACTGGTTCCAGGCCCAGGTCGAGACGTCCATGGATCAGGCCTTGAGCGTGGGACAGGATTTTTATGCGTCCGCCGAATCCGGTCTTGAGATCAAGGCGCTTGGGATTCTTGAGCATTTGCGGGAACGGAAGCTGGACTTCAAGGCCAAGGGGGCGGACGAGGCCCTGCGGCAAAAGAGCCGTGAGTACAGGCTGAGCCTGAGCGGCGTGATCACCGGTACCATGCAGCAAAAACACTGGGAGTCCACTCCGGTCTGGAACGACGTCTGGCCCCGGATCATGGCCGAGGTGCCTTTTGCCGAGATGGGCAAGGGCATGAAATACTGGGCCACTCTCTGGCCGCATGCGGACTCGGATCTGGTGATCGGGGTCATGTCCGTGGACGAGGCCGGGTCGGCCTTTCTTGTCGTGGGCGCGGAGGTGGGAGAGGGTTTTCTGGACCGGCTGGAACTGATCGCCCAGGGCGTAGGCGAGTACAAACAGCTGCGCAGCCTCAAATATCCCTTGAAGATGACCCTGTACATGGTCCTTGGACTCATGACCATGCTCATCTTTCTCGGGGCGACCTGGTTCGGTTTTCGGCTGGCCCGGGAGCTCAGCGCCCCCATTCAGGCGCTGGCGGCGGGAACCCAGCGTATCGCCCAGGGTGACCTTTCGGTCCGGCTCATGGACGAATCCCGCGACGAGCTCGGTCTTCTGGTTCAGTCATTCAACAGCATGGCCGAGGATCTGGAGCAGAGCCGCACGCACCTGACCCGCGCCAATCTGCAGCTCGAAGAGCAGTATCAGGCGCTTATCGCCAAGAATCACTACGTACAAGCCATTTTGGAGAATATCACCGCAGGCGTCGTCTCCTTGGACAGGGCCGGACGGATCACGACCATGAACCGCGCGGCCGAGGGCATTCTTGGCCTTGAAGCCGGAGCGCTCATCGGTGAATCCGCCCTGGATCTCATGGGTCCGGCTCATCGCGGGCTGGTGCAGGAAGTCAGTCAGTTGCTGCGCGGCAGCCCTGGTTCCCAGTGGCAGCGCAGGCTCGATCTGGAGGTCGGCGGTGAAACCGTCAAGCTTCTGATCAACGCGGTGGCGCTGATGGACAACGAGGGCGGGGACAGCGGCATTGTCGCTGTTTTTGAGAACATTTCGGAGCTTGAAAAGATGCAGCGCCTCGACGCCTGGAAGGAAGTGGCCCGGCGCATCGCCCATGAGATCAAGAATCCGCTGACCCCCATCAAACTCTCGGCCGAGCGTCTGGAACGCAAGTTCGGGCCCGTGGTGGCGGACCCTGTCTTCACCCAGTGCACCGGGCTCATCGTCAAGCAGGTCGAGCATCTGCAGGAAATGGTGCGGGAGTTTTCAAGCTTTGCCAAACTGCCCGAGGTGATGCTTTCCGCCGGTCGCGTCGAGCCCCTGCTGCAGGAGGCCATCTCGGTTTTTTCGAACAGTCACGCGTCCATTCGCTGGGTCCTTAGGGCCGAGGATGTACCTGCTGTCATGCTCGACCGCGAAGCCATGGGCCGTGCCATCTACAACATCCTGCTGAACGCGGCCGAGGTATTGGCCGATCAGGAAGACGGACGGGTCGAGACCGTTCTCTATGCGCGCAAGCGCAAGGGCCGGATCTACATAGAGATCAGCGACAACGGTCCCGGCATCAAGCCCGAGGAGCAGTCGCGCATGTTCGAGCCCTACTACTCGACCAAGCGCAGCGGCACCGGCCTTGGTCTGGCCATCGTCAAATCCATCATCAGCGATCATCATGGGCATATCCGGGTCAAACCCAACGAACCGGCCGGAACCACCTTTGTCATTGAACTTCCAGCCGCACGCGGCGAGGCATGATGCATACCAACGCTTCCATTCTCATTATCGACGATGAACAGGACATCCGCCTGTCCCTACGCGGAATTTTCGAGGACGAAGACTGGCAGGTGGCCGAGGCCGGCAACGGAACCGAGGGGCTTGGGCTGGCGCTGGACGGGGATTTCGATCTCATCTTTCTCGATATCTGGATGCCCGGCATGGACGGCATGGCGGTTTTGTGCGCGCTGCGGGACAAGGGCGTGGACACCCCGGTGATCATGATCTCCGGCCACGGAAACATCGAGACGGCGGTCACGGCCCTCAAGAACGGAGCCTTCGACTTCATCGAGAAGCCCCTGTCCCTGGACAACGTCCTGGTCACGGCGGGCAAGGCCCTGGAGCTGTCCCTGCTCAAGCGTGAAAACAGGGAGCTGCGTTCCCGCATCCAGCCCGACGAGTCTCCGACCATCACCGGGTCCTCGCCGGGCATCGTCCGGTTGCGCGAGCTTGTCGCCCAGGTCGGCCCCACCGAGGCCTGGGTGCTCATCACCGGTGAAAACGGAACCGGCAAGGAGATCGCGGCCCGGGCCATCCATCGCGCCAGCAAACGGGCCGCCAAGGAGATGATCTGCGTCAACTGTGCGGCCATCCCCGAGGAACTGATCGAATCCGAGCTGTTCGGTCACGAGAAGGGCGCTTTCACCGGCGCGGACAAGGCCAAGAAGGGCAAGTTCGAGCTGGCCGACAAGAGCACTCTGTTTCTGGATGAAATAGCCGACATGAGCCTCAAGACCCAGGCCAAGATTCTGCGCATCCTGCAGGAGCAGAAATTCGAGCGGGTCGGGGGCACCAAGACCTTCAAGGTTGACGTGCGCGTCATCGCGGCCACCAACAAGGACCTCGTGCAGGAGATGGTCGAGGGGCGTTTCAGGCAGGATCTGTATTACCGGCTCAATGTCTTTCCCCTGTCCGTTCCGCCCCTGCGCGAGCGGGCCGAGGACATTCCGGAGATGATCGAGTTTTTCTCGCGGCGCATGATCGAGGAGCAAAGCTTGAAACCCGTGCGCTTCGACCGGGAGTCCCTGGATCTGCTCAAGCGTTATGCCTGGCCCGGCAATGTGCGCGAGCTCAAGAATTTCGTGGAGCGGCTCTTCATTCTGTATCAGGGCCAGGAAGTGAACGTCTCCATGCTTCCCCCGGAATACAGGGCCAGCGTCGCCCTTGACACCCTGGCCATGGTCCCGGACGGAATCACGGATTTCAAGGAAGCCCGGGCCCGGTTCGAGGAAGCCTTCCTGCGCCGCGAGCTGGCCCGCGCGGACGGTAACGTCGCGCGGATGTCGGAAAACATAGGGTTGGAGCGGACGTATCTGTACCGCAAGCTCAAGACCTACGGCCTCGGCGCTGAAGAGGGGCGCTAGCGCGGCAGGCGAATGTGCATCCCGGCTTCTAGACGCCCAGCTTGCCGCGTCTGTATCTGAAGGTGTCCCTTGAAACCCCAAGCAGTCTGGCGGCCTGGGATTCGTTTCCTTCCGCCAAGGCCAGCGCCTGCTCGTAATACCCGCGTTCCAGATCATGCAGCAGGGACGGCAGATTCACTCCTTCCCGCGTGAGCGCGGCCCGGTTTTCAGCGACCGGCGCGCACTCCTTCGCAAGCCCGAGATCCCCGGCATCCAGATCCGGCCCGCAGGCCATGAGCGTGGCCCGCTCCATGATGTTGCGTAGTTCGCGCACGTTGCCCGTCCATGAATGGCCGAGCAGGGCGTTGCGGGCGTTCTGGGTGAGGTCGTTGAATTTCTTGCCGAATTTTTCCCCGTATTGATGCAGGAAGAGCCGCGCCAGCGGCAGGATGTCCTCCTTGCGGCGGGCCAGCGAGGGCACGCGGATGCGGACCACCGCCAGCCGGTAGAAGAGGTCCTGCCGGAACGTTCCGGTGCGGACCATGTCTTCGAGGTCACGGTTGGTCGCGGCCACGACCCGGGTGCGCACCGTGCGCTTGGCCGTGGAGCCCAGGGCGTAGAATTCGCCCTCCTGCAAAAAGCGCAGCAGCTTGGCCTGGGCGCTGCCCGGCAGCTCTCCGATCTCGTCCAAAAAGAGCGTGCCTCCGGCCGCTTCCTCAACGAGGCCCGTCTTGCCCCTTTTTCCGGCGCCGCTGAAGGCTCCCGGCGCGTAGCCGAAAAGTTCGCTCTCGATCAGTTCCGCCGGGATGGCCGCGCAGTTGACCGTTACCAGCGGGCCGCGAAAATTCGGGCTGCGGTAATGGATGGCGCTGGCGATGAGCTCCTTGCCCGTGCCCGTGTCGCCTTCGACGAGCACCGGCGTGTCCGGGCTGACCGCGACCTTGGCCACGGTCTGGACCACGTCGGTCAGGGCCTCGCTCTCGGCCACGAAAAAGGGAATCTGTTCCCTGAGGGCCTTGTCCTGCAGGAGACGGATCTCCTTGCCGAGGCGGATGGAACTCCCCGCCCGGTCCAGACAGAGCTTGAGGGCGTCCATGCGCAGCGGCTTCAGAAGATAGTCGAAAGCGCCGCGCTTCATGGCCGAAATGACCGTGTCCAGATCCTCGAAGGCCGTGATCATGATCACGGCGGCATGGGGCGCCTGCCCTCGAATGTGATCCAGCACCTCAAGGCCGCTTATGTCCGGCAGCCCTATGTCCAGGAGCACGAGGTCCGGGGCCAGGGCGGGCAGCGCTTCCAGGGCTTCCTTGCCGCTGGCCAGGGCGCTGACCGTGTAGTGGCGGCCGAGGGCCATGGACAGGCTGTCTCGGATGGATTCTTCGTCGTCGATGATGAGCAGGGAATAGTTCATTGGTGCTCCGGGGCCGGGAGGGGGAATTCGAGTTTGAATTCCGCTCCGCCCGAGGGGCTTTCGCCCACGTGGATGGTGCCGCTGTGGTCGGCGACGATGCGTTGCACGATGGACAGGCCGATGCCCGTGCCGTCGTTCGCGGTGGTGTAGAAGGGGTCGAAAATCCGTTCCCGGTCGGCCGGGGCTATGCCTGGCCCGTTGTCCGCGACGCAAAGGCTGAGCCGGTCCTGGTCGGACAGGATGCGCAGCGAGATGTTCTTGGCGCCCTCGTTGTGACGCACTGCCCGGGCCGCGTTGTCCACGATGTTGATGACCGCCTGCTCAAGCTGCATGCGGTCCCCGAGGATGGCCGGCGCGGCGGTAAAATCCGTGTCCACGCTGATCCCGGCCTTGCGCAGGGTCGGGAGCATGAGGCTCAGGCCCTCCTGTACCGGAATAGACAGGTCGAGCAGTTCGAGGCGGGGCGTACCGGGTTTGGAGAAATCCAGCACCCTGCGGATGACTGACTCCATCTTGCCGGCGGCCTTGCGGATCTTGGCGATGGTCTCGCGCAGGACCGAGGCGGGCTCCGTGACCGGAAGGTCGTCGCAGATCTCGTCCATGGCGTAGAGATATCCGTGGATGCCGGTCAGGGGGTTGCGGATCTCGTGGGCGATGCCGGCGGCCATGCGGCCCAGGGAATTGATCTTGTCGAGGAGCATGATCTGCCGGGCCATGCGCCGGGCTCCGGTGACGTCGGCCATGAACACGGCCACGCGCGTGACCTGTCCGAGATCGTCCAGGACGGGGTAGAAGCGCAGGTCCAGATCGCGCTCTTCCCCGTACTCGTTGATGGAGCGGACTTCTCCGGTGGCGAAGACCTTGTCCACGACTTGACGGAACCGTCCGGCGTGCGTTTCGGGCAGCAGGGCGTACAGGGACAAGCCGTAGAGGGACTCCCGGTTTCTGCCCAGGCGCGATGCCCCGGTTTCGTTGATGTCGAGGATGATTCCGGCCTGATCCATGAGCAGCAGGGTTTCTGTCGGGGCGTTGATGAGCGCCCGGGCCTTGGCCTCGCGGTCGCGGATATGGGCCTCGGCCAGGCGGCGCTGTTCGATCTCGAAGCGAAGATCGGTGGTGCGGCGATCCACCTCGATCTCCAGGCTGGCGCGCGCCTTGCGCAGATCGCCTTCGGCCCGGATGCGCTCGTGGACTTCGCGTTCGAGCTCGTCATTGGCCGTGCGCAGATGCTCGGTACGGGCGCGGACCGCCTCTTCGAGCTGCTCCTTGTGACGGCGCAGCACGGCCTGGGCCTCCTGACGGCGGCGGATGGAGCTCAGGAGCATGGCCAGGGCGGCCAGCAGCACGGCCACGCCCACGGTGGCGGTCCAGATGTAGCGCTTGTCGATCTGGTAGAAACGGGCGGGCTGGTTGAGCACGAGGCTGCCCGCAGGCAGGGCCTTCTCGCTGATTCCAAGGCGCTGCAACTGGATGTAGTCGAAGATGAAGCGCGAAGGGGTCTTCGTGTGCACGGGGATGTCGTCAGGGTCGGTTCCGCCGAGGACCTCCATGGCCAGCCGGGCCGCGCGCTCGCCCTCGGTGCGCCCCTGCACCATCTTTCCGCCCACGCAGCCCGTGCCCATCTCGAAATCCCAGAATCCGTAAATGGGCACTTTGGTGTGGGTGGAGAGGAAGAGATTCTTGCCGCGATAATCGACCAGCACCCCCTCCTCGTTGCGCATGACTCCGTGGATGAGGATGACCTGGCCGGGGCCCAGTTCCTTGAGCCGTTCGCGCAGTTCCAGCGCGTCGAGGTTGTTCCAGTAGGTGAAGCGGATGCCGGGAAATTGCCGTTCCAGGGCGTGCAGGGAGCGGTCCGTGAGCAGGTCGGTGATGGACTGGTCCGCGCCGATGACCACGAACTCCCGTGTGCCGGGGTGCAGGGAGAGGGCCGAGAGCATGGTTTCGGCAAAGGCCGGATTCTCGGCCAGGCCTGTGATGTCCTTCTGGCCGCGCAATTGCCCGGGCGTGAAATCGTTGACGCCGCAAAACACGACGGGCGCGCCGCGAAAGATGCTGTCCCGGTATTCGAGCACGAACTCCAGGGCGTCATTGTCGGTGGTGATGATCAGGTTGAAGGTGCTTTCGGCGAGCTTGTGCCGCAGGAGCGCGGCCTGCAGGGAGAGATAGGACGTGTCGGTGTTGCGCTTGGTGTCCAGATATTCAACCCAGAGCAGGGCTCCGGACAGCTCGGCGTGAAACGTTTCGCTGATGCCCATGTTGAGGGTGTCGGTCCAGGACAGGCCCGGATGATATGAGTGCAGGACGAGTACGCTTGGCGGTGCGGCCAGGAGCGGCAGGGGCGGCAGGAGCAGCAGGAGGAAAAGAATGATGCGCGTCATGGGCACGGTGTAAGCGCAATCCTTGCGACCTTCAAGTCTGAGAGCCGCTGTCCTTGACAGGCTGGGAGGATGGGAATAACCATCCTTGTTTCCTTGCTCCCCCGAATGGAATGGGGTGGGCTTTTACCCGTAAGGAGGATTTATAATGATGACCAGGTACGAGGAATTGATCCTGCTCAGCCCTGAGCTGGGTGTGGAAGAATGTCGCGAAATCGTGAACAACTTCAGCGCCATTGTCGAGCGCGAGGGCGGCACCGTCCTCAAGATTGACGACTGGGGCGTCAAGGATACGGCATATCCGGTGCGCAAGTTCAACCGTGGCCGGTACGTCCGCATGGAACTGAACATGCCCGGCAAGGCTGTCGCGGAATTGGAACGTAATGTCCGCATCACCGATGGCGTGTTCAAGTTCATCACCGTCAGACTCGCCGAGACTCCTGTTGCGGCAACCGAGGAGGCATAGCATGTCCTTTAAGAAGAAATTCGCACCCCGGAGAAAGTACTGCCGTTTCTGCGAGAATCCCGAGATTCTGCTTGATTACAAGCATCCCGAAGTCCTGAACGATTTCGTGACCGATCGCGGCAAGATCATTGCCAGCCGCATCACCGGCACCTGCGCCAAGCACCAGCGGGCTCTCACCCGCGAAGTGAAGCGCGCTCGCCAGATGGCTCTGATGTTCTACACGGCTACCCACAGCACCGACGTGCTCAAAAAATCTAGAGTCTAGGAGATTTGATCATGAAGGTCATTTTGAGAGCAGACGTGGATAATCTGGGCCGACTTGGCGACATCGTCGCGGTCCGTCCCGGTTATGGCAGAAATTATCTGTTGCCTCAGGGTCTTGCCTCCATGGCAACTCCCGGCAACCTGAAGGTCTTTGAACAGGAACGCCGCAAGCTGCAGGCCATGAACGACGCCGTCAAGGCCGAGGCTGCCGCTTTGGCCGCCAGGATCGAGGCCGCCAAGGTCGTGATCGAAGTGCGCGTTGGCGACGGCGACAAGCTTTACGGCTCCGTCACCACTCCCCAGATCGCCACGATCCTGGAAGAGCAGGGCGTGGAAGTGGATCGCCGCAAGATCCAGCTCGAAGACGGCATCCGCTCCCTAGGCGAATACGTCATCGACGTGAAGCTGCATCCTGAAGTTGTGGCCAAGCTGACCGTGAACGTGGTCAAGTTTGGTCGTCCTGAGCAGGTGAACGAACCCGAACCGCAGGCCGATGCAACCGAAGAAGCCACCGCGGAATAAGTTCGGGCAGCGCCTCGAAACTCGAATCCAACCAGAGGAGGCCTTGCAAAAGGCCTCTTCTGATTTGTTGCGCCGAGTCCCCCCGCATAACACCGAAGCCGAACAGGCGGTGCTGGGCGGGGTTTTTCTGCGTAACGACATTTTTCATACCCTGGTCGACACGATAAACGACGAGGATTTCTATTCTCCGGTGCACCGCACCATCTATCAGGCCTTCCAGGAACTCTACCGTCGCCGCGAACCCGTCGATCTGGTCACGGTAGCCGAATATCTGCAGACCAAGGGTCAGCTCGACGAGGTCGGCGGCACGGTCTATCTCGCCTCCCTGGCCGAGTCCGTGGCCTCGGCGTCCAATTCCGTCTTTCACGCCCAGATC
This genomic interval from Desulfomicrobium apsheronum contains the following:
- a CDS encoding DUF4390 domain-containing protein; its protein translation is MTLNLFSASVLRADSIALTDLGVDNAQGSVSVGFSVVINEMAPLMEALQNGGQYEVRCSGKLYKRRLGFWDAFLAEAEYSCTVASKPIARECVVTDHRGTHTLEFTGLEEELNRFWSRLSLPMGSWDAIERGQAYRVVLTFSVTRTNVPGWVSKPLFFVSWDLVPEVVYVLDFDF
- a CDS encoding sensor histidine kinase, with amino-acid sequence MDKSSRHIPVQERTAHERRKRQREITLAAVGIFLIVILTWIELRLLGLNSYLFFALFNVNLILLILVLFLVLRNVIKLVLDRRRRVLGSGLRAKLVLVFVTLSMVPTFIMFVLSTWFVQTSVDYWFQAQVETSMDQALSVGQDFYASAESGLEIKALGILEHLRERKLDFKAKGADEALRQKSREYRLSLSGVITGTMQQKHWESTPVWNDVWPRIMAEVPFAEMGKGMKYWATLWPHADSDLVIGVMSVDEAGSAFLVVGAEVGEGFLDRLELIAQGVGEYKQLRSLKYPLKMTLYMVLGLMTMLIFLGATWFGFRLARELSAPIQALAAGTQRIAQGDLSVRLMDESRDELGLLVQSFNSMAEDLEQSRTHLTRANLQLEEQYQALIAKNHYVQAILENITAGVVSLDRAGRITTMNRAAEGILGLEAGALIGESALDLMGPAHRGLVQEVSQLLRGSPGSQWQRRLDLEVGGETVKLLINAVALMDNEGGDSGIVAVFENISELEKMQRLDAWKEVARRIAHEIKNPLTPIKLSAERLERKFGPVVADPVFTQCTGLIVKQVEHLQEMVREFSSFAKLPEVMLSAGRVEPLLQEAISVFSNSHASIRWVLRAEDVPAVMLDREAMGRAIYNILLNAAEVLADQEDGRVETVLYARKRKGRIYIEISDNGPGIKPEEQSRMFEPYYSTKRSGTGLGLAIVKSIISDHHGHIRVKPNEPAGTTFVIELPAARGEA
- a CDS encoding sigma-54-dependent transcriptional regulator; translated protein: MHTNASILIIDDEQDIRLSLRGIFEDEDWQVAEAGNGTEGLGLALDGDFDLIFLDIWMPGMDGMAVLCALRDKGVDTPVIMISGHGNIETAVTALKNGAFDFIEKPLSLDNVLVTAGKALELSLLKRENRELRSRIQPDESPTITGSSPGIVRLRELVAQVGPTEAWVLITGENGTGKEIAARAIHRASKRAAKEMICVNCAAIPEELIESELFGHEKGAFTGADKAKKGKFELADKSTLFLDEIADMSLKTQAKILRILQEQKFERVGGTKTFKVDVRVIAATNKDLVQEMVEGRFRQDLYYRLNVFPLSVPPLRERAEDIPEMIEFFSRRMIEEQSLKPVRFDRESLDLLKRYAWPGNVRELKNFVERLFILYQGQEVNVSMLPPEYRASVALDTLAMVPDGITDFKEARARFEEAFLRRELARADGNVARMSENIGLERTYLYRKLKTYGLGAEEGR
- a CDS encoding sigma-54-dependent transcriptional regulator, which gives rise to MNYSLLIIDDEESIRDSLSMALGRHYTVSALASGKEALEALPALAPDLVLLDIGLPDISGLEVLDHIRGQAPHAAVIMITAFEDLDTVISAMKRGAFDYLLKPLRMDALKLCLDRAGSSIRLGKEIRLLQDKALREQIPFFVAESEALTDVVQTVAKVAVSPDTPVLVEGDTGTGKELIASAIHYRSPNFRGPLVTVNCAAIPAELIESELFGYAPGAFSGAGKRGKTGLVEEAAGGTLFLDEIGELPGSAQAKLLRFLQEGEFYALGSTAKRTVRTRVVAATNRDLEDMVRTGTFRQDLFYRLAVVRIRVPSLARRKEDILPLARLFLHQYGEKFGKKFNDLTQNARNALLGHSWTGNVRELRNIMERATLMACGPDLDAGDLGLAKECAPVAENRAALTREGVNLPSLLHDLERGYYEQALALAEGNESQAARLLGVSRDTFRYRRGKLGV
- a CDS encoding ATP-binding protein; this encodes MTRIILFLLLLLPPLPLLAAPPSVLVLHSYHPGLSWTDTLNMGISETFHAELSGALLWVEYLDTKRNTDTSYLSLQAALLRHKLAESTFNLIITTDNDALEFVLEYRDSIFRGAPVVFCGVNDFTPGQLRGQKDITGLAENPAFAETMLSALSLHPGTREFVVIGADQSITDLLTDRSLHALERQFPGIRFTYWNNLDALELRERLKELGPGQVILIHGVMRNEEGVLVDYRGKNLFLSTHTKVPIYGFWDFEMGTGCVGGKMVQGRTEGERAARLAMEVLGGTDPDDIPVHTKTPSRFIFDYIQLQRLGISEKALPAGSLVLNQPARFYQIDKRYIWTATVGVAVLLAALAMLLSSIRRRQEAQAVLRRHKEQLEEAVRARTEHLRTANDELEREVHERIRAEGDLRKARASLEIEVDRRTTDLRFEIEQRRLAEAHIRDREAKARALINAPTETLLLMDQAGIILDINETGASRLGRNRESLYGLSLYALLPETHAGRFRQVVDKVFATGEVRSINEYGEERDLDLRFYPVLDDLGQVTRVAVFMADVTGARRMARQIMLLDKINSLGRMAAGIAHEIRNPLTGIHGYLYAMDEICDDLPVTEPASVLRETIAKIRKAAGKMESVIRRVLDFSKPGTPRLELLDLSIPVQEGLSLMLPTLRKAGISVDTDFTAAPAILGDRMQLEQAVINIVDNAARAVRHNEGAKNISLRILSDQDRLSLCVADNGPGIAPADRERIFDPFYTTANDGTGIGLSIVQRIVADHSGTIHVGESPSGGAEFKLEFPLPAPEHQ
- the rpsF gene encoding 30S ribosomal protein S6, which gives rise to MTRYEELILLSPELGVEECREIVNNFSAIVEREGGTVLKIDDWGVKDTAYPVRKFNRGRYVRMELNMPGKAVAELERNVRITDGVFKFITVRLAETPVAATEEA
- the rpsR gene encoding 30S ribosomal protein S18 — its product is MSFKKKFAPRRKYCRFCENPEILLDYKHPEVLNDFVTDRGKIIASRITGTCAKHQRALTREVKRARQMALMFYTATHSTDVLKKSRV
- the rplI gene encoding 50S ribosomal protein L9, which translates into the protein MKVILRADVDNLGRLGDIVAVRPGYGRNYLLPQGLASMATPGNLKVFEQERRKLQAMNDAVKAEAAALAARIEAAKVVIEVRVGDGDKLYGSVTTPQIATILEEQGVEVDRRKIQLEDGIRSLGEYVIDVKLHPEVVAKLTVNVVKFGRPEQVNEPEPQADATEEATAE